One window from the genome of Paramisgurnus dabryanus chromosome 22, PD_genome_1.1, whole genome shotgun sequence encodes:
- the LOC135785384 gene encoding E3 ubiquitin/ISG15 ligase TRIM25-like isoform X3, which translates to MAEAHVFQDKFSCSVCLDLLKDPVTIPCGHSYCMSCITNCWDQNEMRIYICPQCRQTFTPRPVLFKNVMIAEMVEELKKTKLQTAVPADSYAEAGDVECDACTERKYKAVKSCLECLKSYCQNHLKQHENFFNDRRHHLMNPTRQLHEMICSKHNKQLEIYCRTDQHCICYLCTMDEHKNHDTVTAVAERTEKQRVLGERQRKLHQIIEEREKELQELREAVDSHARSAQTAVEDSERIFTELIRSIERRRSEVTQLIRDQEKTAVSRAEGVMKRLEEEIDDLRRRDAELKQFSQTDNHIHFLQGFQSLSAAPESSVSHRFTLSSLLSFDDVRKSLSQLKDKLEDFCREEIEKISGEDFKQFTLDSNTVYKIIQLSDGNRTATRTYTDHQYPDHPDRFDHWSQVLCRESLCERCYWEVEWSGNVSISVSYKSISRKGEGLECRFGFNDQSWSLYCRDSSCSFIHNNKLTKLPVVLSSCRIGVYVDHSKGSLSFYSVSDTMNLIHRVKTTFTQPLYPGFNIILGLVKLCNPAVDERFSN; encoded by the exons ATGGCAGAAGCTCATGTTTTTCAGGACAAGTTCAGCTGTTCAGTGTGTTTGGATCTCCTGAAGGATCCAGTGACCATTCCCTGTGGACACAGTTACTGTATGAGCTGTATTACAAACTGCTGGGATCAGAATGAGATGAGAATCTACATCTGCCCTCAATGCAGACAAACCTTCACACCAAGacctgttttatttaaaaatgtgatgattgCTGAAATGGTGGAGGAACTGAAGAAGACAAAACTTCAGACTGCTGTTCCTGCTGACTCTTATGCTGAAGCTGGAGATGTGGAGTGTGACGCCTGTACTGAGAGAAAATACAAAGCTGTCAAGTCCTGTCTGGAGTGTCTGAAGTCTTACTGTCAAAATCATCTTAAACAACATGAGAATTTCTTCAATGACAGGAGGCATCATTTGATGAATCCCACCAGACAACTTCATGAGATGATCTGCtcaaaacataataaacaaCTAGAAATCTACTGTCGCACCGACCAACACTGCATTTGTTATCTGTGTACGATGGACGAACATAAAAACCATGATACTGTGACAGCTGTAGCAGAAAGAACTGAGAAACAG AGAGTTTTGGGAGAGCGACAGAGAAAATTACATCAGATAATTGAGGAGAGAGAGAAGGAGCTTCAGGAGCTGAGAGAGGCTGTGGACTCTCATGCG CGCTCTGCACAGACAGCAGTGGAGGACAGTGAGAGGATCTTTACTGAACTGATCCGATCCATTGAGAGAAGACGATCTGAGGTGACACAACTGATCAGAGATCAGGAAAAGACTGCAGTGAGTCGAGCTGAAGGAGTCATGAAGCGTCTGGAGGAGGAGATTGATGATCTGAGGAGGAGAGACGCTGAACTGAAGCAGTTTTCACAGACAGACAATCACATCCATTTCCTACAG GGTTTTCAGTCTCTGTCTGCAGCTCCTGAGTCTTCAGTCTCACACAGATTTACTCTCAGTTCTCTCCTCTCTTTTGATGATGTGAGAAAATCTCTCTCTCAACTGAAAGACAAACTGGAGGATTTCTGTAGAGAGGAGATAGAGAAGATATCTGGTGAAG ATTTCAAGCAGTTCACACTGGATTCAAACACAGTGTATAAAATCATTCAGCTGTCTGATGGGAACAGAACGGCTACTCGCACTTACACAGACCATCAGTATCCTGATCATCCTGACAGATTTGATCACTGGAGTCAGGTGTTGTGTAGAGAGAGTTTGTGTGAACGCTGTTACTGGGAGGTTGAGTGGAGTGGTAATGTGAGTATATCAGTGTCATATAAGAGCATCAGCAGGAAGGGAGAGGGTCTTGAGTGTAGGTTTGGATTTAATGATCAGTCCTGGAGTTTGTACTGCAGAGACTCCAGCTGCTCattcattcacaataacaaacTCACTAAACTCCCTGTAGTGTTGAGCTCCTGTAGAATAGGAGTGTATGTGGATCACAGTAAAGGATCTCTGTCCTTCTACAGTGTCTCTGATACAATGAACCTCATACACAGAGTCAAGACCACATTCACTCAACCACTTTATCCTGGGTTTAACATCATTTTAGGTTTAGTGAAGTTATGTAATCCAGCAGTAGATGAGAGATTCTCTAACTAA
- the LOC135785384 gene encoding E3 ubiquitin/ISG15 ligase TRIM25-like isoform X2, giving the protein MAEAHVFQDKFSCSVCLDLLKDPVTIPCGHSYCMSCITNCWDQNEMRIYICPQCRQTFTPRPVLFKNVMIAEMVEELKKTKLQTAVPADSYAEAGDVECDACTERKYKAVKSCLECLKSYCQNHLKQHENFFNDRRHHLMNPTRQLHEMICSKHNKQLEIYCRTDQHCICYLCTMDEHKNHDTVTAVAERTEKQRVLGERQRKLHQIIEEREKELQELREAVDSHARSAQTAVEDSERIFTELIRSIERRRSEVTQLIRDQEKTAVSRAEGVMKRLEEEIDDLRRRDAELKQFSQTDNHIHFLQGFQSLSAAPESSVSHRFTLSSLLSFDDVRKSLSQLKDKLEDFCREEIEKISGEVISNELKTREDFLQYFKQFTLDSNTVYKIIQLSDGNRTATRTYTDHQYPDHPDRFDHWSQVLCRESLCERCYWEVEWSGNVSISVSYKSISRKGEGLECRFGFNDQSWSLYCRDSSCSFIHNNKLTKLPVVLSSCRIGVYVDHSKGSLSFYSVSDTMNLIHRVKTTFTQPLYPGFNIILGLVKLCNPAVDERFSN; this is encoded by the exons ATGGCAGAAGCTCATGTTTTTCAGGACAAGTTCAGCTGTTCAGTGTGTTTGGATCTCCTGAAGGATCCAGTGACCATTCCCTGTGGACACAGTTACTGTATGAGCTGTATTACAAACTGCTGGGATCAGAATGAGATGAGAATCTACATCTGCCCTCAATGCAGACAAACCTTCACACCAAGacctgttttatttaaaaatgtgatgattgCTGAAATGGTGGAGGAACTGAAGAAGACAAAACTTCAGACTGCTGTTCCTGCTGACTCTTATGCTGAAGCTGGAGATGTGGAGTGTGACGCCTGTACTGAGAGAAAATACAAAGCTGTCAAGTCCTGTCTGGAGTGTCTGAAGTCTTACTGTCAAAATCATCTTAAACAACATGAGAATTTCTTCAATGACAGGAGGCATCATTTGATGAATCCCACCAGACAACTTCATGAGATGATCTGCtcaaaacataataaacaaCTAGAAATCTACTGTCGCACCGACCAACACTGCATTTGTTATCTGTGTACGATGGACGAACATAAAAACCATGATACTGTGACAGCTGTAGCAGAAAGAACTGAGAAACAG AGAGTTTTGGGAGAGCGACAGAGAAAATTACATCAGATAATTGAGGAGAGAGAGAAGGAGCTTCAGGAGCTGAGAGAGGCTGTGGACTCTCATGCG CGCTCTGCACAGACAGCAGTGGAGGACAGTGAGAGGATCTTTACTGAACTGATCCGATCCATTGAGAGAAGACGATCTGAGGTGACACAACTGATCAGAGATCAGGAAAAGACTGCAGTGAGTCGAGCTGAAGGAGTCATGAAGCGTCTGGAGGAGGAGATTGATGATCTGAGGAGGAGAGACGCTGAACTGAAGCAGTTTTCACAGACAGACAATCACATCCATTTCCTACAG GGTTTTCAGTCTCTGTCTGCAGCTCCTGAGTCTTCAGTCTCACACAGATTTACTCTCAGTTCTCTCCTCTCTTTTGATGATGTGAGAAAATCTCTCTCTCAACTGAAAGACAAACTGGAGGATTTCTGTAGAGAGGAGATAGAGAAGATATCTGGTGAAG TTATTTCTAATGAACTGAAGACCAGGGAGGATTTCCTACAAT ATTTCAAGCAGTTCACACTGGATTCAAACACAGTGTATAAAATCATTCAGCTGTCTGATGGGAACAGAACGGCTACTCGCACTTACACAGACCATCAGTATCCTGATCATCCTGACAGATTTGATCACTGGAGTCAGGTGTTGTGTAGAGAGAGTTTGTGTGAACGCTGTTACTGGGAGGTTGAGTGGAGTGGTAATGTGAGTATATCAGTGTCATATAAGAGCATCAGCAGGAAGGGAGAGGGTCTTGAGTGTAGGTTTGGATTTAATGATCAGTCCTGGAGTTTGTACTGCAGAGACTCCAGCTGCTCattcattcacaataacaaacTCACTAAACTCCCTGTAGTGTTGAGCTCCTGTAGAATAGGAGTGTATGTGGATCACAGTAAAGGATCTCTGTCCTTCTACAGTGTCTCTGATACAATGAACCTCATACACAGAGTCAAGACCACATTCACTCAACCACTTTATCCTGGGTTTAACATCATTTTAGGTTTAGTGAAGTTATGTAATCCAGCAGTAGATGAGAGATTCTCTAACTAA
- the LOC135785384 gene encoding E3 ubiquitin/ISG15 ligase TRIM25-like isoform X1, which translates to MAEAHVFQDKFSCSVCLDLLKDPVTIPCGHSYCMSCITNCWDQNEMRIYICPQCRQTFTPRPVLFKNVMIAEMVEELKKTKLQTAVPADSYAEAGDVECDACTERKYKAVKSCLECLKSYCQNHLKQHENFFNDRRHHLMNPTRQLHEMICSKHNKQLEIYCRTDQHCICYLCTMDEHKNHDTVTAVAERTEKQRVLGERQRKLHQIIEEREKELQELREAVDSHARSAQTAVEDSERIFTELIRSIERRRSEVTQLIRDQEKTAVSRAEGVMKRLEEEIDDLRRRDAELKQFSQTDNHIHFLQGFQSLSAAPESSVSHRFTLSSLLSFDDVRKSLSQLKDKLEDFCREEIEKISGEVTYISVISNELKTREDFLQYFKQFTLDSNTVYKIIQLSDGNRTATRTYTDHQYPDHPDRFDHWSQVLCRESLCERCYWEVEWSGNVSISVSYKSISRKGEGLECRFGFNDQSWSLYCRDSSCSFIHNNKLTKLPVVLSSCRIGVYVDHSKGSLSFYSVSDTMNLIHRVKTTFTQPLYPGFNIILGLVKLCNPAVDERFSN; encoded by the exons ATGGCAGAAGCTCATGTTTTTCAGGACAAGTTCAGCTGTTCAGTGTGTTTGGATCTCCTGAAGGATCCAGTGACCATTCCCTGTGGACACAGTTACTGTATGAGCTGTATTACAAACTGCTGGGATCAGAATGAGATGAGAATCTACATCTGCCCTCAATGCAGACAAACCTTCACACCAAGacctgttttatttaaaaatgtgatgattgCTGAAATGGTGGAGGAACTGAAGAAGACAAAACTTCAGACTGCTGTTCCTGCTGACTCTTATGCTGAAGCTGGAGATGTGGAGTGTGACGCCTGTACTGAGAGAAAATACAAAGCTGTCAAGTCCTGTCTGGAGTGTCTGAAGTCTTACTGTCAAAATCATCTTAAACAACATGAGAATTTCTTCAATGACAGGAGGCATCATTTGATGAATCCCACCAGACAACTTCATGAGATGATCTGCtcaaaacataataaacaaCTAGAAATCTACTGTCGCACCGACCAACACTGCATTTGTTATCTGTGTACGATGGACGAACATAAAAACCATGATACTGTGACAGCTGTAGCAGAAAGAACTGAGAAACAG AGAGTTTTGGGAGAGCGACAGAGAAAATTACATCAGATAATTGAGGAGAGAGAGAAGGAGCTTCAGGAGCTGAGAGAGGCTGTGGACTCTCATGCG CGCTCTGCACAGACAGCAGTGGAGGACAGTGAGAGGATCTTTACTGAACTGATCCGATCCATTGAGAGAAGACGATCTGAGGTGACACAACTGATCAGAGATCAGGAAAAGACTGCAGTGAGTCGAGCTGAAGGAGTCATGAAGCGTCTGGAGGAGGAGATTGATGATCTGAGGAGGAGAGACGCTGAACTGAAGCAGTTTTCACAGACAGACAATCACATCCATTTCCTACAG GGTTTTCAGTCTCTGTCTGCAGCTCCTGAGTCTTCAGTCTCACACAGATTTACTCTCAGTTCTCTCCTCTCTTTTGATGATGTGAGAAAATCTCTCTCTCAACTGAAAGACAAACTGGAGGATTTCTGTAGAGAGGAGATAGAGAAGATATCTGGTGAAG TTACATATATCTCAGTTATTTCTAATGAACTGAAGACCAGGGAGGATTTCCTACAAT ATTTCAAGCAGTTCACACTGGATTCAAACACAGTGTATAAAATCATTCAGCTGTCTGATGGGAACAGAACGGCTACTCGCACTTACACAGACCATCAGTATCCTGATCATCCTGACAGATTTGATCACTGGAGTCAGGTGTTGTGTAGAGAGAGTTTGTGTGAACGCTGTTACTGGGAGGTTGAGTGGAGTGGTAATGTGAGTATATCAGTGTCATATAAGAGCATCAGCAGGAAGGGAGAGGGTCTTGAGTGTAGGTTTGGATTTAATGATCAGTCCTGGAGTTTGTACTGCAGAGACTCCAGCTGCTCattcattcacaataacaaacTCACTAAACTCCCTGTAGTGTTGAGCTCCTGTAGAATAGGAGTGTATGTGGATCACAGTAAAGGATCTCTGTCCTTCTACAGTGTCTCTGATACAATGAACCTCATACACAGAGTCAAGACCACATTCACTCAACCACTTTATCCTGGGTTTAACATCATTTTAGGTTTAGTGAAGTTATGTAATCCAGCAGTAGATGAGAGATTCTCTAACTAA
- the LOC141281405 gene encoding integrin beta-1-like, protein MYTMSHYYDYPSIAHLVQKLSENNIQTIFAVTEEFQPVYKELKNLIPKSAVGTLSANSSNVINLIIDAYNSLSSEVILENSKLPEGVTITYQSHCKNGIVNDGENGRRCSNISIGDEVSFSINITAQGCPRQGKEEKIKIKPLSFTEEVEITLNFICECDCHKQGIKNSDLCHNGNGTFECGACRCNKGRVGRQCECRKDEVSTEDLDKNCRKDNGTDICSNNGECVCGTCECKKRDNPEERYSGKFCECDNFNCDRSNNKLCGGHGRCECRVCVCDANYTGSACDCSLDTSTCLASNKQICNGRGICECGTCRCTDPKFQGPTCEICPTCPGVCTEHKECVQCRAFGTGEKKDTCERDCSYFNLIKVKDRDKLPQPVQAFPLMHCKERDANDCWFYYTYAVNNTEKEVHVVEELECPPGPDIIPIVAGVVAGIVLIGLALLLIWKLLMIIHDRREFAKFEKEKMNAKWDTTDNPIYKSPINKFQNPSYGRKAVAL, encoded by the exons atgtacacaatgaGCCATTATTAT GATTATCCCTCCATCGCCCACCTTGTTCAGAAACTGAGTGAAAACAACATTCAGACCATATTTGCTGTCACAGAAGAATTTCAGCCTGTTTACAAA GaacttaaaaacttaattccGAAGTCTGCAGTGGGCACGCTATCAGCAAACTCCAGCAACGTGATCAATCTTATTATCGATGCCTACAAT TCTCTCTCCTCCGAGGTCATTCTGGAAAACAGTAAACTTCCTGAGGGAGTGACCATCACCTATCaatcacactgcaaaaatggtATAGTGAATGATGGAGAAAATGGAAGGAGGTGCTCCAACATCTCCATCGGAGATGAG GTATCCTTCAGCATTAATATCACAGCTCAGGGTTGCCCCAGACAAGGCAAAGAAGAAAAAATTAAGATTAAACCTTTGAGTTTTACTGAGGAGGTCGAGATCACCCTCAACTTCATCTGCGAGTGTGACTGTCACAAGCAGGGCATCAAAAACAGCGACTTGTGTCATAACGGCAACGGCACATTTGAGTGTGGAGCCTGCAG GTGCAATAAGGGACGTGTTGGCAGACAGTGTGAATGTCGTAAAGACGAGGTGTCCACTGAGGACCTGGATAAGAATTGCCGTAAGGACAACGGCACGGACATCTGCAGTAACAATGGCGAGTGCGTGTGCGGCACCTGCGAGTGCAAGAAGAGAGACAATCCTGAGGAACGCTACAGCGGCAAGTTCTGCGAGTGTGACAACTTCAACTGCGACCGTTCCAACAATAAACTCTGCGGAG GACACGGCCGTTGTGAGTGCCGGGTTTGTGTCTGTGATGCTAACTACACTGGAAGCGCGTGTGACTGCTCTCTGGACACCTCCACCTGCCTCGCCTCCAACAAGCAGATCTGTAATGGCAGAGGGATTTGTGAGTGTGGGACCTGCAGGTGCACAGACCCCAAGTTTCAGGGTCCCACCTGTGAGATTTGCCCCACCTGCCCTGGAGTCTGCACTGAACACAA GGAGTGCGTGCAGTGTCGGGCATTCGGCACCGGAGAGAAGAAAGACACTTGTGAGAGAGACTGTAGTTACTTTAATCTCATCAAGGTGAAGGACAGAGACAAACTCCCCCAGCCCGTCCAGGCCTTCCCCCTCATGCACTGCAAAGAGAGAGACGCCAATGACTGCTGGTTTTACTACACATACGCTGTCAATAACACTGAGAAGGAGGTCCATGTTGTGGAAGAATTAG AGTGTCCGCCGGGTCCTGACATCATCCCCATTGTGGCGGGTGTGGTCGCGGGCATCGTTCTGATTGGTCTAGCCCTGCTACTGATCTGGAAGCTGCTCATGATCATTCATGACAGACGCGAGTTCGCCAAGTTTGAGAAAGAGAAGATGAACGCCAAGTGGGACACG ACAGACAATCCAATTTACAAGAGCCCTATTAATAAATTCCAGAATCCAAGCTATGGACGTAAAGCTGTTGCTCTTTAA